In Streptomyces capitiformicae, one genomic interval encodes:
- a CDS encoding MarC family protein: MFDLAVFGSLFLTLFVIMDPPGITPIFLGLTAGRPARTQKRMAFQAVCVAGGVITVFGLLGHQILNYLHVSVPALMIAGGLLLLLIALDLLTGKTDEPKQTKDVNVALVPLGMPLLAGPGAIVSVILAVQKADSVATQVSVWVAILAIHVVLWLTMRYSLLIIRVIKDGGVVLVTRLAGMMLSAIAVQQIINGVTQVIQGG, encoded by the coding sequence GTGTTCGATCTCGCCGTCTTCGGCTCGCTCTTTCTCACTCTCTTCGTGATCATGGATCCGCCCGGGATCACGCCGATCTTCCTCGGGCTCACCGCCGGTCGTCCCGCGCGGACGCAGAAGCGGATGGCGTTTCAGGCCGTGTGTGTGGCCGGTGGGGTGATCACCGTCTTCGGGCTCCTCGGTCACCAGATCCTGAACTATCTGCATGTGTCCGTGCCCGCGCTGATGATCGCGGGCGGCCTGCTGCTCCTGTTGATCGCTCTCGACCTGCTGACCGGCAAGACGGACGAGCCGAAGCAGACCAAGGACGTGAACGTCGCCCTCGTCCCGCTGGGCATGCCGCTGCTGGCCGGCCCCGGTGCGATCGTGTCGGTGATCCTCGCGGTCCAGAAGGCGGACAGCGTGGCCACCCAGGTGTCCGTGTGGGTCGCGATCCTCGCGATCCATGTCGTGCTGTGGCTGACGATGCGGTACTCGCTGCTGATCATCCGGGTCATCAAGGACGGCGGTGTGGTGCTGGTGACGAGGCTCGCGGGCATGATGCTCTCCGCCATCGCCGTCCAGCAGATCATCAACGGCGTGACCCAGGTGATCCAGGGCGGCTGA
- a CDS encoding NYN domain-containing protein gives MNDDLAALGARIDRTNELLQRMLAEVAKTPSTHAIFVDAGYLYAAVGRLVAGTEDRRSFDLDAEGLIDALIDRARTIFADSRLLRVYWYDGARRRIHTAEQQSIAELPDVKVRLGNLNANNQQKGVDSLIRTDLESLARHRAISDAALLGGDEDLVSAVEAAQGYGARVHLWGIEAPEGRNQAEPLLWEVDSQRTFDLDFFKPYVSRRTAATYEAAAGVRPTREDVRFVGAQIAAKWLASRGREALQELLHGHPYLPGSVDQDLLVEAEGLLQYSLRGQADLRRALRDGFWEHLRAQY, from the coding sequence ATGAACGACGACCTCGCGGCGCTCGGCGCCCGCATCGACCGTACGAACGAGCTGTTGCAGCGCATGCTCGCCGAGGTGGCGAAGACGCCCTCGACGCATGCGATCTTCGTCGACGCCGGATATCTGTACGCGGCCGTGGGGCGGCTCGTCGCTGGGACGGAGGACCGGCGGTCCTTCGACCTCGATGCGGAAGGTCTCATCGACGCGCTGATCGACAGGGCGCGCACGATCTTCGCGGACAGCCGGCTGCTGCGGGTCTACTGGTACGACGGGGCGCGGCGCCGCATCCATACGGCGGAACAGCAGTCCATCGCGGAACTGCCGGACGTGAAGGTGCGGCTCGGCAACCTCAACGCGAACAACCAGCAGAAGGGCGTCGACTCCCTGATCCGCACCGACCTGGAGTCACTGGCCCGGCACCGCGCCATCAGCGACGCGGCGCTCCTCGGCGGCGACGAGGACCTGGTCTCGGCGGTCGAGGCCGCGCAGGGCTACGGGGCACGGGTCCATCTGTGGGGCATCGAGGCGCCGGAGGGCCGCAACCAGGCCGAGCCGCTGCTCTGGGAGGTCGACAGCCAGCGGACGTTCGACCTCGACTTCTTCAAGCCGTACGTGTCGCGGCGGACCGCCGCGACCTACGAGGCCGCCGCGGGCGTCCGCCCCACCCGCGAGGATGTCCGTTTCGTCGGCGCACAGATCGCCGCGAAGTGGCTCGCGTCACGGGGCCGGGAGGCACTCCAGGAACTCCTCCACGGCCACCCATACCTGCCCGGTTCGGTCGACCAGGATCTGCTCGTCGAGGCGGAAGGGCTGCTCCAGTACTCGCTGCGGGGCCAGGCGGACCTGCGACGGGCCCTGCGGGACGGTTTCTGGGAGCACTTGCGCGCCCAGTACTGA
- a CDS encoding alpha/beta fold hydrolase, whose protein sequence is MSRPPMFTLPPGARAHRLRTARGEFAVIEAGVAVKGSVLLVPGFTGSKEDFIALHEPLAEAGYRTVAVDGRGQYESEGPKDDETPYAQAELAQDLLAQARVVGDGDPVHLVGHSLGGQISRAAVLLDSAPFASLTLMASGPAQISASQQQRVKLLRDALAVMGMEQVWDAIQAMEPPEETDTGALDEGLDDRADLRRRWLGNSPAQLIATGRQLCVEPDRVAELAAVDLPKHVLSGERDDTWPIAILDDMAVRLSAHRTVVPGAEHSPNTDQPKATADALIGFWDRISG, encoded by the coding sequence ATGAGCCGTCCTCCCATGTTCACCCTGCCACCCGGTGCCCGCGCCCACCGTCTTCGTACCGCTCGTGGAGAGTTCGCCGTGATCGAAGCGGGAGTGGCGGTGAAGGGGTCCGTGCTGCTTGTGCCGGGGTTCACCGGCAGCAAGGAGGACTTCATCGCTCTTCATGAGCCGCTCGCGGAGGCGGGGTACCGCACGGTGGCCGTGGACGGGCGGGGGCAGTACGAGAGCGAGGGGCCCAAGGACGACGAAACTCCGTACGCCCAGGCCGAGTTGGCGCAGGATCTGCTCGCGCAGGCACGGGTCGTGGGCGACGGCGACCCCGTCCATCTCGTCGGGCACTCCCTCGGCGGTCAGATCTCTCGCGCCGCCGTGCTGCTGGACTCGGCACCCTTCGCCTCGCTCACGCTGATGGCGTCGGGGCCGGCCCAGATCTCGGCCTCCCAGCAGCAACGCGTGAAGCTGCTGCGGGACGCCCTGGCCGTGATGGGCATGGAGCAGGTGTGGGACGCGATCCAGGCGATGGAGCCGCCGGAGGAGACCGACACGGGCGCCCTCGACGAGGGGCTGGACGACCGCGCCGACCTGCGCCGCCGCTGGCTCGGCAACAGCCCCGCCCAGCTGATCGCCACGGGCCGTCAGCTCTGCGTGGAGCCCGACCGCGTCGCCGAACTCGCCGCCGTCGACCTGCCCAAGCACGTCCTGTCCGGTGAGCGCGACGACACCTGGCCGATCGCGATCCTCGACGACATGGCCGTACGGCTGAGCGCGCACCGCACCGTCGTCCCCGGCGCCGAGCACTCCCCCAACACCGACCAGCCGAAGGCGACGGCCGACGCCCTCATCGGTTTCTGGGACCGGATCAGCGGCTGA